One Streptomyces sp. NBC_00102 DNA segment encodes these proteins:
- the rpmF gene encoding 50S ribosomal protein L32, with protein sequence MAVPKRKMSRSNTRHRRSQWKAAVPTLVSCERCQEPKLQHIACPSCGTYNKRQVLEV encoded by the coding sequence GTGGCTGTTCCGAAGCGGAAGATGTCGCGCAGCAACACGCGCCACCGCCGGTCGCAGTGGAAGGCTGCGGTCCCCACCCTGGTTTCGTGCGAGCGTTGCCAGGAGCCGAAGCTCCAGCACATTGCGTGCCCGAGCTGCGGCACGTACAACAAGCGCCAGGTCCTCGAAGTCTGA